The Lachnospiraceae bacterium oral taxon 500 genome window below encodes:
- a CDS encoding competence protein ComFB: MQIHNVMEDFVLDILDDTLKRMPDFCQCEQCRMDVAALILNDVKPHYVVSEKGYAFSKANLLSRQFKTDLTAEVIKAVMVVSENPRHSKEESVITK, translated from the coding sequence ATGCAAATTCATAATGTTATGGAAGATTTTGTCTTAGACATTTTAGACGACACCTTGAAAAGAATGCCGGATTTTTGCCAATGCGAACAATGCCGGATGGATGTGGCTGCTCTGATTTTAAATGACGTGAAACCTCATTATGTTGTCAGCGAAAAGGGCTATGCTTTTTCCAAAGCCAATCTTTTGTCCCGTCAGTTTAAAACCGATTTGACAGCCGAAGTCATCAAAGCCGTTATGGTTGTTTCCGAAAATCCGCGTCACTCCAAAGAAGAAAGCGTAATAACCAAATAA
- a CDS encoding glycoside hydrolase, with protein MYLIPKPQQLEMQAGSFILGYESYVQVDKAGGRLLNQQVLLFLEKLGKNLGFPLLLTKGKSQAGDIKLILEQEKGQAYTIDSRGENIVLTGGSEGLWHGMQTILQITAQCGADFPRLRIEDAPKLLNRGHYLDVTRGRIPKVKWLKQWIDRLAYYKINQFQLYIEHTYLFRDLTELWRDDTPYTAADILELDAYCRVRGIELVPSLSSFGHLYKLLSTREYRHLCELENTDDQLFSVFGRMQHHTIDVTNPDSLKLIQSMLAEFMELFQSRQFNLCADETFDLGTGRSKAEVKKLGKSRLYINYVKELAEFIVARGRRPMFWGDVIVGFPELIKELPPETICLTWGYAPEQRDYETMKMAEAGATQYCCPGCCGWNELINVNWNSYHNIKQMAGHAAKYGAVGFLNTDWGDFLHVNHPDFSIAGMIYGAAFSWNPAAGEYEELNRQISKLEYEDRSESLLALVEKVRVNTAFSWQDFCHYAELARQTASNPDFQQKHIEENLSQLADTEEKCRKLADIKQALYRLQKELPVEKREQLYPYLVAVDGIRLINQIGQYVMAKDGRIKDAAMPDGRVLAKELDIWFYHYKQVYRSISREAELYRMQELMIFYSDRLRSGK; from the coding sequence ATGTATTTAATACCGAAACCGCAGCAATTGGAGATGCAGGCAGGCAGCTTTATACTCGGTTACGAGAGCTATGTGCAGGTGGACAAAGCCGGCGGCAGGCTGTTGAATCAGCAGGTTTTGCTGTTTTTGGAAAAATTAGGAAAAAACTTAGGCTTTCCGCTGCTTTTAACCAAAGGCAAAAGTCAAGCGGGCGATATCAAGTTGATTTTAGAACAGGAAAAGGGGCAGGCCTATACCATCGACAGCAGGGGAGAGAATATTGTTTTAACCGGCGGCAGCGAGGGGCTTTGGCATGGGATGCAGACAATTTTGCAGATTACGGCGCAGTGCGGGGCGGATTTTCCCCGGCTGCGGATTGAGGATGCGCCGAAGCTGTTAAACCGCGGACATTATTTGGATGTGACCCGCGGCCGGATTCCGAAAGTAAAGTGGCTCAAGCAATGGATTGATCGGCTGGCGTATTATAAGATTAACCAGTTTCAACTATATATTGAGCATACCTATCTGTTTCGGGATTTGACCGAGCTGTGGCGAGATGATACGCCCTATACGGCGGCGGATATTTTGGAACTGGACGCTTACTGCCGGGTCAGAGGAATTGAACTGGTGCCGTCACTGTCCAGTTTTGGCCATTTATATAAGCTGCTGTCAACCAGAGAATACCGGCATTTGTGTGAATTGGAAAACACAGATGATCAGCTGTTTTCGGTATTTGGCCGGATGCAGCATCATACCATTGATGTAACCAATCCCGACAGCCTTAAACTGATTCAGTCGATGCTGGCCGAGTTTATGGAGCTGTTTCAATCCCGGCAGTTTAATCTCTGTGCCGATGAAACTTTTGATTTGGGCACCGGGCGAAGTAAGGCTGAGGTGAAAAAGTTGGGCAAAAGCCGGCTGTATATCAATTATGTTAAGGAATTAGCGGAATTTATTGTCGCCCGCGGACGCAGGCCGATGTTTTGGGGCGATGTCATTGTCGGCTTCCCGGAGCTGATAAAGGAACTGCCGCCGGAAACGATTTGCCTGACCTGGGGATACGCTCCGGAGCAAAGGGATTATGAAACCATGAAAATGGCTGAGGCAGGAGCAACTCAGTATTGCTGCCCGGGCTGCTGTGGTTGGAATGAACTGATCAATGTGAATTGGAATTCATATCATAATATTAAGCAGATGGCCGGACACGCCGCTAAATATGGAGCAGTGGGATTTTTAAATACGGATTGGGGCGACTTTTTGCATGTCAATCATCCCGATTTCAGTATTGCCGGAATGATTTACGGTGCAGCTTTTTCCTGGAATCCGGCGGCTGGTGAATATGAGGAATTGAACCGGCAAATTTCGAAGCTCGAATATGAGGACCGTTCGGAAAGTTTGCTGGCGCTGGTTGAAAAGGTCAGAGTCAATACTGCTTTTTCCTGGCAGGACTTTTGCCATTATGCCGAGCTGGCAAGACAAACCGCGTCTAATCCGGATTTTCAGCAAAAGCATATTGAGGAGAATTTATCGCAGTTAGCAGATACCGAGGAAAAATGCCGAAAATTAGCGGACATCAAACAGGCGCTTTACCGGCTGCAAAAAGAATTGCCGGTCGAAAAGAGAGAGCAGCTGTATCCTTATTTGGTGGCGGTTGACGGGATTCGGCTGATCAATCAAATCGGCCAATATGTGATGGCAAAAGACGGCCGCATTAAGGATGCGGCTATGCCGGACGGCCGGGTGCTGGCCAAAGAGTTGGATATTTGGTTTTATCATTATAAGCAAGTTTATCGGAGTATCAGCCGGGAAGCGGAACTGTACCGGATGCAGGAGCTGATGATTTTCTACAGTGACCGGCTGCGCAGCGGGAAATAG
- a CDS encoding membrane-bound O-acyltransferase family protein: protein MVFSSLFFIFVFLPVCLLVYYQMPTRSAKNWVLIIASLIFYAWGEPVWITLLIFSATIDYFHGLIIESHRGRWQAKAAVASSLVLNLGLLAVFKYSGMIAGTIAALTGLPIEYKGFSLPIGISFYTFQTISYTIDVYRGEAKAQHSFAKFMLFVSLFHQLVAGPIVRYVDIANEIDNRVFKLDDFSSGVNRFILGLAKKVIIANTAGALGEGLLTVGGQNASVLGSWLGILFFSFQIYFDFSGYSDMAIGMGKMFGFTYKENFNYPYVSTSATDFWRRWHISLGSFFRDYLYIPLGGNRRHVFRNLFIVWFLTGLWHGASWNFVVWGLYYGVLIGLERILGRTSGRKMPRVFGHIYCVFITLVGWVFFYFESLKDGLGYLRQMFGLAGLPVWNLQFEIMFTNNLYFIILAVIACTPLLAFIWKRLRLGETPLLLALNGGLFFASVAMLVGRTYNPFLYFRF from the coding sequence ATGGTATTTTCAAGTCTTTTTTTTATATTTGTATTTTTGCCGGTGTGCCTGTTGGTATATTATCAAATGCCGACCCGCAGTGCCAAAAATTGGGTACTGATTATTGCTTCCCTGATTTTTTACGCTTGGGGTGAGCCGGTTTGGATTACTTTATTGATTTTCAGTGCCACGATTGATTATTTTCATGGCTTGATTATTGAGAGCCACCGCGGCCGGTGGCAAGCAAAAGCAGCAGTGGCGAGTTCTTTGGTGCTGAACTTAGGACTGTTGGCGGTATTTAAATATTCCGGCATGATTGCCGGTACGATTGCGGCGCTGACAGGTTTGCCGATTGAATATAAGGGTTTTTCTCTGCCGATCGGGATTTCTTTTTATACCTTTCAAACGATTTCTTATACGATTGACGTTTACCGGGGTGAGGCCAAGGCACAGCATTCTTTTGCCAAGTTCATGCTGTTTGTGTCGCTCTTCCATCAACTGGTAGCCGGGCCGATTGTCCGCTATGTCGATATTGCCAATGAAATTGATAATCGGGTCTTTAAGCTGGATGATTTCAGCAGCGGTGTCAACCGCTTTATTTTGGGCTTGGCCAAAAAGGTAATCATTGCCAATACTGCCGGAGCCTTGGGCGAAGGCCTGTTAACGGTCGGCGGCCAAAATGCGTCGGTGTTGGGCTCATGGCTGGGGATTTTGTTTTTTTCTTTTCAGATTTATTTTGATTTTTCCGGTTACTCGGATATGGCAATTGGTATGGGTAAGATGTTTGGTTTTACCTATAAGGAAAACTTTAACTACCCCTATGTTTCAACCTCAGCTACGGACTTTTGGCGGCGCTGGCATATTTCGCTGGGCTCGTTTTTCCGCGATTACCTGTATATTCCGTTAGGTGGAAACCGTCGCCATGTTTTTCGCAATTTGTTTATTGTCTGGTTCTTAACGGGGCTGTGGCACGGCGCTTCCTGGAACTTTGTGGTTTGGGGGCTTTATTACGGCGTGCTGATTGGTCTGGAACGGATTTTGGGGCGGACATCCGGCCGGAAAATGCCGAGGGTTTTCGGCCATATTTACTGTGTATTCATTACTTTGGTTGGCTGGGTCTTTTTCTATTTTGAATCGTTAAAAGACGGGCTTGGTTATTTGCGTCAAATGTTTGGTTTGGCGGGGCTTCCGGTTTGGAACCTGCAGTTTGAGATTATGTTTACCAATAATCTTTATTTTATTATTTTGGCAGTGATTGCCTGCACACCGCTATTGGCGTTTATTTGGAAGCGGCTGCGGCTGGGAGAAACACCGCTTTTGCTGGCTCTCAACGGCGGGCTTTTCTTTGCATCGGTAGCTATGCTGGTCGGCCGGACCTACAATCCGTTTTTATATTTTCGGTTTTAA
- a CDS encoding pantetheine-phosphate adenylyltransferase — translation MKKAVYAGSFDPPTYGHMDIIARASKLVDELIVAVAVNPHKKSLLSLEERNELLKALTKDMPNVRVEFFTGLLVRFVERENADAIIRGFRAVSDFEYELQLAQGNSLLSPQTETVFLVSNAKYSFISSTFVKEAAFFGGEIGDMVPELSKQAVLRKMGVKNEQQSV, via the coding sequence ATGAAAAAAGCAGTGTATGCCGGCAGTTTTGATCCGCCGACTTACGGACATATGGATATTATTGCCAGAGCATCTAAACTGGTCGATGAGTTGATTGTCGCCGTGGCAGTTAATCCGCATAAAAAATCATTATTAAGCTTGGAAGAAAGAAATGAATTGTTAAAGGCACTGACCAAGGATATGCCGAATGTGAGAGTGGAATTTTTCACCGGATTATTGGTTCGTTTTGTCGAAAGGGAAAATGCGGATGCCATTATTCGGGGCTTTCGGGCGGTGTCTGATTTTGAGTATGAATTGCAGCTGGCGCAGGGCAACAGCCTGCTCAGTCCGCAGACAGAAACCGTGTTTTTGGTGTCTAACGCCAAATATTCCTTTATCAGTTCTACTTTTGTGAAAGAAGCGGCTTTCTTTGGCGGAGAAATTGGCGATATGGTGCCGGAACTATCCAAACAGGCGGTATTAAGAAAGATGGGAGTAAAGAATGAACAGCAAAGTGTTTGA
- the rsmD gene encoding 16S rRNA (guanine(966)-N(2))-methyltransferase RsmD: MRVVAGAARGIPLKAPKGDQVRPTVDRLKETLFNMIQAEIYERTVLDVFAGSGALGIEALSRGARCAYFCEKNKATVEVIKDNLRRTKLEEKAQVLAGDFLGGLEKIRGAGVKLDLVFLDPPYQEEDLYRRAIEALTEKKLLAEDALIIAETKSGFDFSFLEKYDTIKTEKYKKFKTNQYIFMRFNV, translated from the coding sequence ATGAGAGTAGTGGCAGGAGCGGCCAGAGGAATTCCGCTGAAAGCGCCGAAAGGCGATCAGGTCAGACCGACGGTTGACCGCTTGAAGGAAACGCTGTTTAATATGATTCAGGCGGAAATTTATGAGCGAACGGTATTAGATGTCTTTGCCGGCAGCGGAGCGCTGGGGATTGAAGCACTCAGCCGGGGAGCACGCTGCGCTTATTTTTGCGAGAAAAACAAAGCGACAGTTGAGGTAATCAAGGATAATTTGCGGAGAACTAAGCTGGAAGAGAAGGCACAGGTTTTGGCGGGTGATTTTTTAGGGGGCTTGGAAAAAATCAGGGGCGCCGGTGTAAAGCTGGATCTTGTTTTTTTGGATCCGCCCTATCAGGAGGAGGATTTGTACCGGCGGGCAATCGAAGCTTTGACCGAAAAAAAATTGCTGGCCGAGGATGCTTTGATTATTGCCGAAACAAAGAGCGGTTTTGACTTTTCTTTTTTAGAGAAATATGATACAATAAAAACCGAGAAATATAAAAAGTTTAAAACCAATCAATATATATTTATGCGCTTTAATGTTTAA
- a CDS encoding phosphopyruvate hydratase, with protein MKGYLEITDVLAREVLDSRANPTVEVDVTVLNEETNRLYLGRASVPSGASTGEFEAVELRDGGERYMGKGVLNAVDNVNEIIAEELIGLNALDQRYIDELMLDLDGTENKSKLGANAILAVSMAVAKAAAAALNMPLYQYLGGFNSYTLPVPMMNILNGGQHADNTVDFQEFMIMPVGAESFSEALRSCAEVYHNLKSVLKAKGLSTAIGDEGGFAPNLATAEDVLDLIMEAISKAGYEPGKDFRIALDVAASELFCDECGKYYFEGETEAKGGDKIYRTALEMVDYYEKLVDKYPIISIEDGLDENDWEGWKLLTERLGKKIQLVGDDLFVTNTSRLARGIEEGCANSILIKVNQIGSLTETFDAIKMANRAGYTAVVSHRSGETEDATIADIEVAVNAGQIKTGAPARTDRVAKYNQLLRIEEELDDIAYYPGLDAWFNLKNK; from the coding sequence ATGAAAGGTTATCTTGAAATTACAGATGTACTTGCCAGAGAGGTATTGGACTCAAGAGCAAATCCCACTGTCGAGGTGGATGTTACCGTATTGAACGAAGAAACCAATCGTCTTTATTTGGGACGCGCATCGGTTCCCTCGGGAGCATCGACCGGCGAGTTTGAAGCAGTTGAATTGCGGGATGGCGGCGAGCGCTATATGGGCAAAGGCGTGTTAAACGCAGTTGACAATGTCAATGAAATCATTGCCGAAGAATTGATTGGCTTAAACGCCTTGGATCAAAGATATATTGACGAATTGATGCTGGATTTGGACGGCACGGAAAACAAGTCGAAGCTGGGTGCCAATGCTATTCTGGCAGTTTCGATGGCAGTAGCCAAGGCAGCGGCCGCAGCGCTGAATATGCCGCTTTATCAGTATTTGGGCGGCTTTAACAGCTATACTTTGCCGGTACCGATGATGAACATCTTAAACGGCGGCCAGCATGCTGATAATACCGTTGATTTTCAGGAGTTTATGATTATGCCGGTGGGCGCAGAATCGTTCAGTGAAGCGCTGCGCAGCTGTGCGGAAGTATATCATAACTTAAAGTCGGTTTTGAAGGCCAAGGGCTTGTCGACGGCAATCGGTGATGAGGGCGGTTTTGCACCTAATTTGGCAACGGCTGAGGACGTACTTGACCTGATTATGGAAGCAATTTCCAAGGCCGGTTATGAGCCGGGCAAGGACTTCCGGATTGCGCTGGACGTAGCGGCTTCGGAGCTTTTCTGCGATGAATGCGGCAAGTATTATTTTGAAGGTGAAACCGAGGCCAAGGGCGGCGACAAGATTTACCGGACCGCACTGGAAATGGTTGATTATTATGAAAAGTTGGTTGACAAATACCCGATTATTTCGATTGAAGATGGTCTGGATGAGAACGACTGGGAAGGCTGGAAGCTTTTAACCGAACGTTTGGGCAAAAAGATTCAGCTGGTAGGTGATGACTTGTTCGTTACCAACACCTCTCGTTTGGCAAGAGGTATTGAAGAAGGCTGCGCTAACTCGATTTTGATTAAGGTTAACCAGATCGGTTCCTTGACCGAAACCTTTGACGCTATCAAAATGGCAAATCGGGCAGGCTATACTGCGGTTGTTTCGCACCGTTCCGGTGAAACCGAGGATGCAACGATTGCCGATATTGAAGTAGCGGTTAATGCCGGCCAGATTAAGACCGGTGCACCGGCCAGAACCGACCGGGTAGCTAAGTACAATCAGCTGCTCCGGATCGAAGAAGAGCTGGATGACATTGCTTATTATCCGGGATTGGACGCTTGGTTCAATTTAAAAAATAAATAA
- a CDS encoding chemotaxis protein CheR yields the protein MDYEKFKEEVYKISTIDLSAYKEKQMKRRLDALISKHNYDGYEPYVKALRLKGEIYEEFVTYMTINVSEFYRNPPQWKILEEKVLPYLFQKAGSKNIKIWSAACSTGDEPYSLAMLMSKFIPLKQISILATDIDKQILEQAQVGLYAPKSIVGVPADLKAKYLEVVGKSYKISDEIKKCVTFKQHNLLKDPYPKGMDLIVCRNVLIYFTNEAKDEIYHKFNLALKPGGVLFVGSTEQIIGYQKFNFSSEQTFFYKKEGESTFAKA from the coding sequence ATGGATTATGAGAAGTTTAAGGAAGAAGTTTATAAAATATCAACGATTGATTTGTCTGCATATAAAGAAAAGCAGATGAAAAGACGTTTGGATGCTTTGATCAGTAAGCATAATTATGATGGCTATGAACCTTATGTGAAAGCATTGCGCTTAAAAGGGGAGATTTACGAAGAATTCGTTACCTACATGACCATCAACGTTTCCGAGTTCTATCGTAATCCGCCGCAGTGGAAAATACTGGAAGAGAAGGTTTTGCCGTATTTGTTTCAAAAAGCGGGCAGCAAGAATATCAAGATTTGGTCGGCGGCTTGTTCGACCGGCGATGAGCCTTACTCTTTGGCGATGCTGATGAGTAAGTTTATACCGCTCAAGCAAATCAGTATTTTGGCGACCGACATTGATAAGCAGATTTTAGAGCAGGCACAGGTAGGCTTGTATGCGCCCAAGAGCATTGTCGGGGTGCCGGCCGATTTAAAGGCAAAGTATTTGGAGGTGGTCGGTAAATCGTATAAGATTTCCGATGAAATTAAAAAATGCGTGACCTTTAAGCAGCATAATCTGTTGAAGGATCCTTATCCGAAGGGTATGGATTTGATTGTATGCCGGAATGTGCTGATTTATTTCACCAATGAAGCTAAGGATGAAATTTATCATAAGTTCAATTTGGCTTTAAAGCCGGGCGGCGTACTGTTTGTCGGCAGTACTGAGCAGATTATCGGTTATCAGAAGTTTAATTTCAGTTCCGAGCAGACTTTCTTTTATAAAAAAGAAGGCGAATCGACTTTTGCCAAAGCGTAA
- the pta gene encoding phosphate acetyltransferase gives MSFIDGIKNKAKQDLQTIVLPEAMDIRTLTAAEQVMKEGIAKVILIGNEKEIREKAGDLNLDGVEIVDPQGFDKLDSYTEKLFTLREKKGMTREKARELLQTDPLFLGVMMVKMQDADGMVAGAVNSTANVLRPSLQILKTAPNVKIVSSFFIISVPNCDLGVNGTFLFADCGLNQSPSAEELSSIAGSSAESFKMLIGGEPMIAMLSHSTKGSASHPDVDKVVEATQIAQREYPQYQIDGELQADAAIIAKVGQSKAPGSKVAGQANVLVFPDLDAGNIAYKLVQYLAKAEAYGPITQGIAAPINDLSRGATAEDITGVVAITAVQAQYKKVQA, from the coding sequence ATGAGTTTTATTGATGGAATCAAAAACAAGGCAAAACAAGACCTGCAGACAATTGTCTTGCCTGAGGCAATGGATATCCGTACCTTGACTGCGGCCGAACAGGTGATGAAGGAAGGCATAGCGAAGGTTATTTTAATTGGAAACGAAAAAGAAATCCGGGAAAAAGCAGGAGACTTAAACCTTGACGGTGTTGAGATTGTGGATCCGCAAGGTTTTGATAAGTTAGACAGTTATACCGAAAAATTATTTACTTTGCGCGAGAAAAAAGGTATGACCCGGGAAAAGGCCAGAGAACTTTTGCAGACCGATCCCTTGTTTTTGGGCGTGATGATGGTAAAAATGCAGGATGCGGACGGTATGGTGGCCGGAGCGGTCAACTCAACCGCCAATGTGCTGCGGCCGTCGCTACAGATTTTAAAAACGGCGCCGAATGTTAAGATTGTGTCCAGTTTCTTTATCATTTCCGTTCCGAACTGCGATTTGGGCGTAAACGGCACTTTCCTGTTTGCTGACTGCGGATTGAATCAAAGCCCGTCGGCCGAGGAATTATCCTCCATTGCCGGCAGCTCGGCCGAAAGCTTTAAAATGCTGATTGGCGGAGAACCGATGATTGCCATGCTCAGCCACTCGACCAAGGGCAGCGCCTCGCATCCGGATGTCGATAAAGTGGTAGAGGCAACTCAGATTGCGCAAAGAGAATATCCGCAGTATCAAATTGACGGCGAATTGCAGGCGGATGCAGCCATCATTGCCAAAGTCGGCCAGAGCAAAGCGCCGGGCAGCAAGGTAGCGGGTCAAGCCAATGTACTGGTATTCCCGGATTTGGACGCCGGCAATATTGCTTACAAATTGGTGCAGTATTTGGCGAAAGCGGAAGCATACGGCCCGATTACGCAGGGAATTGCTGCCCCGATTAATGATTTATCCCGAGGCGCAACGGCTGAGGATATTACCGGAGTAGTAGCGATTACAGCTGTTCAGGCGCAATATAAAAAGGTACAGGCTTAA
- a CDS encoding acetate kinase: MKILVINCGSSSLKYQLFDMTNETVLGKGLVERIAIDGSKLVQTVGEEKYVVEENMKDHKAAMKHVFDALLDPEKGLISSLDEINAIGHRVLHGGEELTDSTIIDGHVKDVIREYVKFGPLHNPANLMGIEACEELVPGKPNVAVFDTSFHQTMPASSYMYGIPYEYYEKYRIRKFGFHGTSHKYITRRTAELLKKPQDEINIITVHLGNGSSLAAVKNGKCMDTSMGLTPLEGLVMGTRSGDLDPTVLTFLMEKEGIQPNDMNQMLNKKSGFLGISGLSSDARDLENAAAEGNERAKLALEMFVNRTKRYLGGYMAELGRVDAICFAGGIGENSAEMRERLVGDLEFFGIKLDREKNKTRSEALISADDSKVAIWVVPTNEELMIARDTLDLVRK, from the coding sequence ATGAAGATATTAGTTATTAACTGCGGAAGTTCGTCACTGAAATATCAATTGTTTGACATGACCAATGAAACTGTTTTGGGCAAGGGCCTGGTTGAGCGGATTGCCATTGACGGTTCTAAATTGGTGCAGACGGTTGGCGAGGAAAAGTATGTAGTGGAAGAAAATATGAAGGATCATAAAGCGGCGATGAAGCATGTCTTTGACGCTTTACTTGATCCCGAGAAGGGATTGATTTCCTCGCTGGATGAGATTAATGCCATCGGTCATCGGGTGCTGCACGGCGGCGAAGAATTGACCGATTCGACGATTATTGACGGACATGTTAAAGATGTCATTCGTGAATATGTTAAGTTTGGCCCGCTGCACAATCCGGCTAACCTGATGGGTATTGAAGCCTGTGAAGAATTGGTTCCGGGCAAACCGAATGTGGCGGTGTTTGATACCTCTTTCCATCAGACTATGCCGGCCAGCAGCTATATGTACGGTATTCCGTATGAATACTATGAAAAATACCGAATTCGCAAGTTTGGTTTTCACGGTACCAGCCATAAGTATATCACTCGCCGGACAGCTGAACTGCTGAAAAAGCCGCAGGATGAGATAAATATCATCACGGTGCATCTGGGCAACGGCTCTTCGCTGGCCGCGGTTAAAAACGGAAAATGCATGGATACCTCCATGGGACTGACTCCGCTTGAGGGTCTGGTCATGGGCACTCGCAGCGGTGATTTGGATCCGACGGTTCTGACCTTTTTAATGGAAAAGGAAGGGATTCAGCCCAATGATATGAACCAGATGCTGAATAAAAAGTCCGGATTTTTGGGTATTTCCGGTTTAAGCAGCGATGCCAGAGATTTGGAAAATGCGGCGGCTGAGGGCAATGAGCGGGCTAAGTTGGCGCTGGAAATGTTTGTCAACCGTACCAAGCGGTATTTGGGCGGCTATATGGCGGAGCTTGGCCGGGTTGACGCGATTTGCTTTGCCGGCGGAATCGGTGAAAACTCGGCGGAGATGAGAGAGCGCTTAGTGGGCGATTTGGAGTTTTTCGGGATTAAATTAGACCGGGAGAAAAATAAGACCAGAAGCGAAGCCCTGATTTCGGCTGATGATTCTAAGGTTGCGATTTGGGTGGTTCCGACCAATGAGGAACTGATGATTGCCCGGGATACTTTGGATTTGGTCAGAAAATAG
- a CDS encoding 30S ribosomal protein S1, with translation MSEMENQSFEEMLDQFSVQIRRGEVITGTVISVKEDEIYVNIGGKSDGIIPKSEYSNFPSVDLRNEVQVGQEIRAKVLRINDGEGQVLLTYKRLKADEGYRRVEELYKSGEKVTAKVNLVLSGGLVVIIDEVRIFIPASLISDEYVSNLNQFKNQEITFVITEFNLRKSRIIGNRRMLLEKEKSAKMEEVFDQLHVGDVMTGVVKNITEYGAFVNINGIDGLVHISELSWGRIRSPKDVVKVGEEVKVRILEIDKDKQKVSLSMKFDDENPWNGAEVKYAVGNTVSGRVARMTDFGAFVELEKGVDALLHVSQISMKHVEKPSDVLSVGQTVTAKVTDLNLADKKISLSVKELEKEEAAKQAENTAASAEESAE, from the coding sequence ATGTCAGAAATGGAAAATCAAAGTTTTGAAGAGATGCTTGACCAGTTTTCGGTGCAGATCCGGAGAGGTGAAGTCATCACAGGTACCGTAATTTCCGTAAAAGAAGACGAGATTTATGTGAACATCGGAGGCAAATCCGACGGAATTATTCCCAAGAGCGAATATTCCAATTTCCCGTCAGTTGATTTACGCAACGAAGTACAGGTCGGACAGGAGATCCGGGCTAAAGTGCTGCGTATTAACGATGGAGAAGGCCAAGTGCTTTTAACCTATAAGAGATTGAAAGCGGACGAAGGATATCGCCGGGTGGAAGAACTGTACAAATCGGGAGAAAAGGTTACTGCTAAGGTCAATCTGGTGTTAAGTGGTGGTTTAGTGGTAATTATTGATGAAGTTAGAATCTTTATTCCGGCTTCCTTGATTTCCGATGAGTATGTTTCCAATCTCAATCAATTCAAGAATCAGGAAATTACCTTTGTCATTACCGAATTCAATCTTAGAAAGAGCCGCATTATCGGTAACCGCCGGATGCTGCTGGAAAAAGAAAAGAGCGCTAAGATGGAAGAGGTATTTGATCAGCTCCATGTCGGCGATGTTATGACCGGTGTTGTAAAAAATATTACCGAATACGGCGCATTTGTCAATATCAACGGAATTGACGGCTTGGTTCATATTTCTGAACTGTCGTGGGGCAGAATCCGGTCGCCGAAGGATGTTGTCAAGGTTGGTGAAGAAGTCAAGGTTCGTATTTTGGAAATTGATAAAGATAAGCAAAAGGTTTCCTTGTCGATGAAGTTTGATGATGAAAATCCGTGGAACGGTGCCGAAGTCAAATATGCGGTCGGAAATACGGTCAGCGGTCGGGTGGCCAGAATGACTGATTTCGGTGCATTTGTCGAATTGGAAAAGGGTGTTGATGCCTTACTGCATGTATCCCAGATTTCGATGAAGCATGTGGAGAAGCCGTCCGATGTGTTAAGTGTCGGCCAGACGGTAACTGCCAAGGTAACCGATTTGAACTTAGCAGATAAAAAGATTTCACTTTCCGTTAAGGAACTGGAGAAGGAAGAGGCCGCTAAGCAGGCAGAAAATACTGCGGCATCGGCGGAAGAATCTGCGGAATAG